One region of Ciona intestinalis unplaced genomic scaffold, KH HT000955.1, whole genome shotgun sequence genomic DNA includes:
- the LOC108950781 gene encoding uncharacterized protein LOC108950781, with the protein MDVGRYKYNSTLGLRGRGRSLVPCVDKCPSNAGSQNCSSTPTFDLENLVKINCNATVDSIMNNVRNSPMTSSNVMATSAAMHILTSVGANVSRSTVLDIVGYMGRVGEAMKNGSLEIDLFPTLVYLGMTSSYITPDLSHMNNTLRQSIGKSLAQIATNGKLDEKSKRFQLKTPAFTIEAVDVHYSVTNGSVHFSPQISGNNSLMTSVNVTIPHSAIQNALSNFNSTTGVTERKEGRVAVILYKNDNYFSSNKSVNY; encoded by the exons ATGGATGTTGGcagatataaatacaacagtaCACTTGGACTGCGAG GCAGGGGGCGGAGTTTAGTGCCTTGTGTGGATAAATGCCCTTCTAATGCTGGTAGCCAAAACTGTTCGTCGACCCCGACATTCGACCTTGAAAATCTGGTCAAAATTAACTGCAACGCAACGGTGGACTCAATAATGAATAAC GTCCGGAACTcgcctatgacgtcatccaaCGTCATGGCAACAAGCGCGGCGATGCATATTCTCACATCTGTTGGAGCGAACGTTTCAAGATCTACTGTGTTGGATATAGTGGGTTACATGggaagggtgggggaagcgATGAAGAATGGTTCGCTTGAG ATCGATTTGTTTCCTACTCTTGTGTATCtcggtatgacgtcatcatataTTACACCCGATCTATCACATATGAACAACACGTTGAGACAAAGTATTGGGAAGTCACTGGCGCAGATTGCAACTAATGGAAAATTGGACGAAAAATCGAAACGATTCCAACTCAAAACACCAGCGTTTACAATAGAG GCCGTCGATGTTCACTACAGTGTCACCAACGGTTCTGTCCATTTTTCGCCACAAATCTCGGGGAATAACAGCCTTATGACGTCAGTCAACGTCACAATACCGCACAGTGCAATTCAGAATGCCTTGAGCAATTTCAACTCAACAACTGGAGTTACGGAACGTAAAGAAGGAAGGGTGGCGGTCATACTTTACAAAAACGACAATTATTTTTCGTCGAACAAATCTGTTAATTAT